One window of the Salvia splendens isolate huo1 chromosome 1, SspV2, whole genome shotgun sequence genome contains the following:
- the LOC121798635 gene encoding 40S ribosomal protein S14-3 yields MSKRKTREPKEDNVTLGPATRDGELVFGVAHIFASFNDTFIHVTDLSGRETMVRITGGMKVKADRDESSPYAAMLAAQDISQRCKELGINALHIKLRATGGNKTKTPGPGAQSALRALARSGMKIGRIEDVTPIPTDSTRRKGGRRGRRL; encoded by the exons ATG TCGAAGAGAAAGACCAGAGAGCCCAAGGAAGATAATGTCACCCTTGGACCTGCTACCAGAGACGGTGAACTAGTTTTTGGAGTTGCTCACATTTTTGCCTCATTCAATGACACCTTCATT CATGTCACAGATTTGTCTGGGCGTGAGACCATGGTCCGTATTACTG GTGGAATGAAGGTCAAAGCTGATAGGGATGAATCGTCTCCATATGCAGCTATGCTTGCAGCACAGGATATTTCTCAGAGATGCAAG GAATTGGGAATCAATGCTCTTCACATTAAGCTTCGTGCTACTGGTGGCAACAAGACCAAGACGCCTGGTCCTGGTGCCCAGTCTGCATTGAGAGCCCTTGCACGTTCGGGCATGAAGATTGGTCGTATTG AGGATGTTACTCCCATCCCAACTGACAGCACCAGGAGAAAGGGAGGCAGAAGGGGAAGGAGGCTGTGA
- the LOC121747686 gene encoding beta-fructofuranosidase, insoluble isoenzyme 1-like: protein MDIFNTLVCALSLLSLFNLDLVESSHHVFLHLQSKSKHVVDVKQQGRTGYHFQPPKHWINDPNGPMYFNGIYHLFYQYNPKGAVWGNIVWAHSVSKDLINWHALEPAIFPSKPFDQFGCWSGSATVLPGNKPVILYTGIVDSNKTQVQNFAVPANLSDPFLRHWIKPDSNPLIVADDFVNKTSFRDPTTAWMAPDGHWRITIGGRRKHRGMSFLYSSRDFFRWTKAKHPLHSMAATGNWECPDFFPVSTDCAAGLDTSVIGPKVKHVFKVSLDLTRYEYYTIGTYDLESDRYVPDKDMVDGWNGLRFDYGNFYASKSFFDPSKNRRILWGWANESDSTDKDVEKGWAGIQLIPRTIVLDPSGKQLLQWPIEELESLRAENMELSNFELEQGEKVEIEQITAAQADVEVTFTFDSLDKAEPFNESWDRYDAEKICREKKSTVGGGLGPFGLATLASKKLEEFTPVFFRIFKDNDKHLVLMCSDASMSSIEEDKTKMVNGLDAYRPSFGGFVNVDLKDMKISLRSLIDNSVVESFAAGGKTVITSRVYPTMALYGDAHLYAFNNGTETIQIESLSAWSMDKPDHMNQELKD from the exons ATGGATATATTCAACACCCTTGTTTGTGCACTTTCATTGCTATCACTTTTCAACCTTGATCTCGTCGAATCATCTCACCATGTTTTTCTGCACTTACAATCCAAATCCAAGCATGTGGTTGATGTCAAGCAACAAGGCAGGACTGGTTATCATTTTCAACCACCCAAACATTGGATAAACG ATCCAAATG GACCAATGTACTTCAACGGAATATACCACCTGTTCTACCAATACAACCCAAAGGGAGCAGTGTGGGGCAACATCGTGTGGGCCCACTCCGTATCGAAAGATCTGATAAACTGGCACGCCTTAGAGCCCGCCATCTTCCCTTCCAAGCCCTTCGACCAGTTCGGTTGCTGGTCCGGCTCCGCCACCGTCCTCCCCGGCAACAAGCCCGTCATCCTCTACACCGGCATTGTCGACTCCAACAAAACCCAG GTCCAGAACTTCGCAGTCCCCGCCAACCTCTCCGACCCCTTCCTCCGCCATTGGATCAAGCCCGACAGCAACCCTCTCATCGTGGCAGACGACTTCGTCAACAAGACCTCCTTCCGCGACCCCACCACCGCATGGATGGCCCCTGACGGCCACTGGCGGATCACCATCGGGGGGCGGAGGAAGCACCGGGGGATGTCCTTCTTATACAGCAGCAGGGACTTCTTCCGCTGGACTAAGGCCAAGCACCCCCTCCATTCCATGGCCGCCACCGGCAACTGGGAGTGCCCTGACTTTTTCCCGGTCTCCACCGACTGCGCCGCTGGCTTGGACACTTCTGTCATTGGTCCTAAGGTCAAGCATGTGTTCAAAGTCAGCCTTGACCTCACTAGATATGAGTATTACACTATTGGGACGTATGATCTTGAGAGTGATAGGTATGTTCCCGATAAGGATATGGTCGATGGATGGAATGGGCTGAGGTTCGATTATGGCAACTTTTACGCGTCCAAGTCCTTCTTTGATCCGAGTAAGAACCGGAGGATCTTGTGGGGTTGGGCTAATGAGTCGGATTCTACTGATAAGGATGTGGAGAAAGGCTGGGCTGGTATTCAG CTTATTCCTCGCACTATTGTGCTTGATCCGAGTGGGAAGCAGCTGCTGCAGTGGCCGATTGAAGAACTGGAGTCGCTGAGGGCGGAGAACATGGAGTTGAGCAATTTCGAGCTCGAGCAGGGAGAGAAGGTCGAGATCGAACAGATAACTGCTGCACAG GCTGATGTGGAGGTGACGTTTACGTTTGATAGCTTGGACAAGGCTGAGCCGTTTAACGAGAGCTGGGATAGATATGACGCGGAGAAGATATGCCGCGAGAAGAAATCGACAGTTGGAGGAGGACTGGGACCGTTTGGGCTGGCGACGTTGGCTTCTAAGAAGTTGGAGGAGTTCACTCCTGTCTTCTTCAGAATCTTCAAGGATAATGACAAGCATCTAGTTCTTATGTGCTCTGATGCATCCAT GTCATCCATAGAGGAAGACAAAACCAAAATGGTGAATGGGTTGGATGCATATAGGCCCTCTTTTGGAGGATTTGTTAATGTAGACTTGAAAGACATGAAGATTTCTCTTAGGAGTTTG ATTGACAACTCTGTTGTGGAGAGCTTTGCTGCGGGAGGAAAGACTGTCATTACTTCTAGAGTGTATCCCACCATGGCATTGTATGGAGACGCTCATTTGTATGCATTCAACAATGGAACCGAAACTATCCAAATCGAGAGCTTGAGTGCGTGGAGCATGGACAAACCCGACCATATGAATCAGGAACTCAAGGATTAA
- the LOC121747692 gene encoding probable nucleolar protein 5-2, with amino-acid sequence MLLLFETPAGFALFKVLDEGKLSKVEDLGKEFASPDSARQIVKLKAFSKFENTAEALSATTQLIDSKPSKDLRKFLRSHCDGDILAVADSKLGNSIKEKLQIECVHNNSVMELMRGVRSQLNELISGLAAQDMAPMSLGLSHSLSRYKLKFSPDKVDTMIIQAISLLDDLDKELNTYAMRVREWYGWHFPELAKIVQDNILYAKSVKLMGYRSNAAKLDFSEILPEEVEAELKEAAVISMGTEVSDLDLENIKDLCNQVLSLSEYRAQLYDYLKSRMNTIAPNLTALVGELVGARLIAHGGSLLNLAKQPGSTVQILGAEKALFRALKTKHATPKYGLIYHASLIGQAAPKHKGKISRSLAAKAALAIRCDALGDGEDATMGLENRIKLEARLRSLEGKELSRSAGSVKGKPKIEFYDKDKKKGSGGMITPAKTYNPAADSILALTESLSKDDKEETEPEVAEEQKKKKKKKRSEPEDATPDVVDNAEVETEPAKKEKKKKRKHTEEADEDGDADASEKKKKKKKRKHAETEDGGANEASAKKDKKKKKKSAD; translated from the exons ATGTTGCTTCTATTTGAAACACCGGCCGGCTTTGCCCTTTTCAAGGTTCTCGATGAGGGAAAACTTTCCAAAGTCGAG GATTTGGGGAAAGAATTCGCCTCCCCTGACTCCGCTAGACAG ATTGTCAAGCTGAAAGCATTCTCTAAATTTGAGAATACCGCGGAGGCATTGTCTGCTACTACCCAACTGATAGATAGCAAACCCAGCAAAGACTTACGTAAATTCCTCCGTAGCCATTGTGATGGTGACATTTTAGCTGTAGCGGATTCTAAACTTGGGAACTCAATCAAAGAGAAGCTT CAAATTGAATGCGTCCACAACAATTCTGTCATGGAATTAATGAGAGGGGTCAGAAGTCAATTGAATGAACTGATATCAGGTCTGGCAGCACAAGATATGGCTCCAATGAGCCTTGGTTTATCTCACAGCCTATCCAGATACAAGTTGAAATTTAGTCCTGATAAG GTTGATACAATGATAATTCAAGCCATTAGCTTGTTGGATGACCTTGACAAAGAGTTGAATACATATGCTATGAGGGTCAGGGAATGGTATGGATGGCATTTTCCCGAACTTGCGAAGATTGTGCAAGATAATATCCTCTATGCAAAGTCTGTGAAATTGATGGGTTACCGCTCCAATGCTGCCAAACTTGATTTTTCAGAG ATACTTCCAGAGGAGGTTGAGGCTGAACTAAAGGAGGCAGCAGTGATCTCCATGGGAACGGAAGTTAGTGATCTGGATTTGGAGAACATAAAAGACCTATGCAACCAAGTTCTTTCTCTTTCTGAGTACAGAGCTCAACTGTACGACTATCTAAAGAGCAGGATGAACACTATTGCTCCCAATTTAACAGCACTTGTTGGTGAACTTGTTGGTGCTCGCTTGATTGCTCATGGAGGCAGCTTGTTGAATCTGGCTAAGCAACCTGGAAGTACAGTGCAGATTCTTGGTGCAGAGAAGGCACTTTTCAGAGCATTGAAGACTAAGCATGCAACTCCCAAGTATGGGCTTATCTATCATGCTTCTCTTATTGGTCAAGCTGCCCCTAAGCACAAGGGTAAGATTTCGCGTTCTCTTGCTGCCAAAGCTGCATTGGCTATCCGTTGTGATGCTCTTGGAGATGGCGAAGATGCCACAATGGGTTTGGAGAATAGAATCAAG CTTGAAGCACGATTGAGGAGCTTGGAAGGGAAAGAACTAAGTCGGTCTGCTGGTTCTGTAAAAGGAAAACCGAAGATTGAGTTTTATGACAAGGACAAGAAGAAGGGATCAGGGGGGATGATCACTCCCGCAAAG ACTTACAATCCGGCTGCTGATTCAATTCTTGCACTTACTGAATCACTCTCCAAGGATGATAAAGAAGAGACGGAACCTGAAGTTGCCGAAGAgcagaagaaaaagaaaaagaagaagaggagtGAACCCGAAGATGCTACACCAGATGTAGTTGACAATGCAGAAGTTGAAACTGAACCAGctaagaaggagaagaagaaaaagagaaagcACACTGAAGAAGCAGATGAAGATGGTGATGCAGATGCTagtgagaagaagaagaagaaaaagaagaggaaaCATGCTGAAACTGAGGATGGCGGTGCCAACGAAGCTTCTGctaagaaagataaaaagaagaagaagaaaagtgcAGACTGA